In Eupeodes corollae chromosome 3, idEupCoro1.1, whole genome shotgun sequence, a single genomic region encodes these proteins:
- the LOC129949508 gene encoding dehydrogenase/reductase SDR family member 7 has translation MNIFELVGLAAILYFLTNLILWFVLDADIQLSFKERFGKPISSLRGQVVWITGASSGIGKYLAIVLAKNGVKLVLSARREQELKNVQQECLKASGGSLNEKDVLVLPMDMVDLNSHEKCLKSVLDHFGTIDILVNNAGRSQRAGWSTIDIEVDREMFELNVFSVINLSRKVLKYFMEKKNSKGHLAVTSSGAGITAVPYSGSYLGAKHALHGYFKGLLVEEPSIDVTLFCPGPIATDFLQEAFTGKLNEKVGQSTANDRQRMTAERCAELFAVALSNKLSFSWVGLFPVNILLYLSQYYPNVTTLIYKALGPARLKKIREGK, from the coding sequence ATGAATATTTTCGAGCTTGTTGGCCTTGCGGCAATTCTTTATTTCTTAACCAATCTCATTTTATGGTTTGTGCTGGATGCTGACATCCAACTTTCCTTCAAGGAGCGTTTCGGCAAACCCATCTCATCACTTCGTGGCCAAGTCGTATGGATAACTGGGGCTTCTAGTGGCATTGGCAAATACCTGGCAATCGTTTTAGCGAAGAATGGAGTCAAATTAGTGCTGTCTGCCCGAAGAGAACAAGAGCTCAAAAATGTGCAACAAGAGTGTTTGAAGGCATCCGGAGGTAGTCTCAACGAAAAGGATGTTCTTGTCTTGCCCATGGATATGGTGGACCTTAATTCCCATGAGAAATGCCTAAAATCTGTTTTGGATCATTTCGGAACAATTGATATTCTAGTTAATAACGCCGGCAGGTCCCAGCGTGCAGGTTGGTCGACCATTGACATCGAAGTTGATAGGGAAATGTTCGAACTGAACGTTTTTTCTGTGATCAATTTGTCACGCAAAGTACTGAAGTACTTCATGGAAAAGAAGAACAGTAAAGGTCATTTGGCAGTGACATCGAGTGGAGCTGGAATCACAGCTGTACCATATTCGGGAAGTTATTTGGGGGCTAAACACGCATTGCATGGTTATTTCAAAGGACTTTTGGTGGAAGAGCCATCAATCGATGTCACACTTTTCTGTCCCGGACCCATCGCAACTGATTTCCTCCAAGAAGCATTCACTGGCAAGCTGAATGAAAAAGTGGGCCAGAGTACTGCTAATGACCGGCAAAGGATGACAGCTGAACGCTGTGCTGAGCTATTTGCTGTTGCTTTGTCCAACAAATTGTCATTTTCCTGGGTTGGACTGTTTCCAGTGAATATATTGCTTTATCTGTCGCAATACTATCCCAACGTTACTACATTGATTTACAAAGCTTTAGGACCAGCTAGATTGAAGAAGATCCGTGAAGGAAAGTAA